TTATTGTTGTTGTTTTCTTTTTCAATGTTTATACCAAATGTTTGTGCTATTTCAACTATTTTTTTTATTTCATTAATAATATTTTGAACACTCTGAGTGTTAGAAATAATAGAAGCTTTGGTATTGCTATTACTATTAATTTCTCCAATACTTATGTTAGCATTGGTAGTTCCAGATAATTTTGTTACAGCAGCTATTATTTTGTCAATAGTTTCGGTTGTATTATTGTCAATTTTATTGTTAAATGTATCTTTAATTATTGTTAATATTTCTTTTAAGTTGTTAAAGTGTGTACTTATTTCGCTTCTTTTGCTATCAGGTTTGAGTTCTACCTTAGTAAATTTGTTGAGTATTTCATCAATGTTGTTTTCAGATATATTGTTTATGTCTATATTTTGGATAGCTTTTTGGATTTGATTTTTCATTTCCTGAGTTATAGCAACAGTGGAACCATCTTGGTTAGAGATAGAGTCAGCAACGAGTTCACAACTAGTTAACATAGACATTATAGCAATAACACTCAAAGGTTTTTTAAAATTTTTCATTATAATTTCCTCTCCTTAAATTATATGAATTGAAATGTAGAGCATAGTTCTTTCAAAAACATTTATTTTAATATGAATTATGACAAAAAAATTGTTATGAGGATCTAATATATACTAATGAGTGTTATTCTATAGGGATTGACAAATTATTATAATAATAGCGAATAGTACAAGAGTGTTTAGTACAGTATGGTGATGAGAAAAATATTTTCAGCAGATATTTTTAAAGATTTTAAATAAATAACAATATTTTATTTACTTTAAATTTGTATATTATTCATAATAATTTGTTAAGATTGAAATATATAAATGTACTACATTTTTAAATGTAAATTAGTACGAATTTTATATTCGATTATATATAACTTTAATTAGTATATTTTGGTATTAATTTTAGTTTAAAAAATATCA
This genomic window from Borrelia coriaceae contains:
- a CDS encoding variable large family protein — translated: MKNFKKPLSVIAIMSMLTSCELVADSISNQDGSTVAITQEMKNQIQKAIQNIDINNISENNIDEILNKFTKVELKPDSKRSEISTHFNNLKEILTIIKDTFNNKIDNNTTETIDKIIAAVTKLSGTTNANISIGEINSNSNTKASIISNTQSVQNIINEIKKIVEIAQTFGINIEKENNNNNNPVNATDNTKAPAALNGGNGGAGTGAGTALAKIVEEINASAMIDKISKAQIAHNNISNTNNNDAGQLITGTTSDGKGAGAKSKADFAAAVALKAMSEKGKFTDYTNNNENDDIQAVKQAAAEAVNKVLNGINTIIIDILKAEFKKIKN